AAAATAGGCCCTTCCATATTCAATGTAACATTTAAATAAAGATTTCTTATATTAGAGATTTACTAAGTGTAttcaattaagcaaaaatttctaaattttttctttccgtATTCAATACAAAAtgtcaattaaaaattctaatatatattcatatttattaaagaGTGATGAagttattcaaaaaaacagaacctCATTGGATGATGTTAAAGGTCCAGCAAAAGCATTTACGCACAAAGTCCAAGTCAAGACAAAAGGGAAAATCCTAGTGactaaagagaagaaaaagacttTTCATATCATATACCAAATAACTTCTGGGGCAAGTTCCTTCTCAAATATGCCACTTTTCACCGCATAAAAATTTCCACACAGGAGTCCTTCACAGAGTTGAGTTGTGTTCTTTGTAGATTTCAGAGTTTTTTTCCCTAACATTATGGCACAAGAATTGGAGTGTGCCCCTGAGCTTGCTGTTGATGATTTTTACCTCTCAGTTCTTTCTGAAGAAGAATACTGTGATCAACAAGCCATTCTCCCAGTTTCTGACTCCAAATATGCTGAAGAGTTGCAGTTCCAGGAGGCCTTTATGGCTTCCATGGTCAGTTTTCAGATGACCGACAGGAGTGACATAACTATTCCATCATCCCCTTTAATGGTTATCCAAGCAACTGAAGATCAACATAAGCCTCATCTTTTGGACCACTCTGAGGAGTCAATGAAGATGTCAATGGTGAAAATGGAATCTGGTGAGTCCCCTCAAACTTTCTGTGAGATTTGtgctgaaagaaaagaaattgatgaaatttttaaaactgagaGTTGTGTTCACTCGTATTGCCGTGATTGTATAAGCAAATATGTCGCTACAAAGCTTCAGGATAAGGTTATCACAGTGACTTGTCCTGGTTTGAACTGCAAATCCATCctggaaattgatttttttaggcCTTTGCTTCCGAAGGGTGTGGTTAAAATTTGGGAGGAGGCCATTTGCGAAGAGATGATTGATGTTTCACGGAGGTTTCACTGTCCATTCAAGGATTGTTCAGCCATGTTGGTGATTGAAATCGATGGAGAAGTTATAACAAGTGCTGAATGTCCTTTTTGTCACAGATTGTTCTGTGCACAGTGTGATGTTCCATGGCATTGTGGGATGGAGTGTGGGGAGTATAAGAGTCTCAACGCAGATGAAAGAGGGAGGGAAGATCTCATGGTGAGAGAGCTGGCTAAGGAGAAGGAATGGGCCAGATGCCCCAAGTGCAAATACTATGTTGAAAGGACTGAAGGTTGCCCAAATATGACTTGCAGGTTACTATGTCTCAATAGTACATGATTAATTGAGAGTTAATTGAGGattattaaagtatttttatctcttttaccGTTGTTTATAATCTGATATAATAGACTAGTAAATGCAGGTGAATTGAGAAATGAATATGAATTGATGGTTGTGGTTTGCAGGTGCAAGAGTTTGAGTTTTACTATTGATGTAACACAGAGTGGGATAGACGCCATAGCGGTTGCCAGAGACAGTAGCAGATTATTTCAAGCCtgcatgaaaaataaaaatataagtttatctTATACTGATTAGCTATTATGAAAACACTAGACTTTGGCCTAATAGTATGTAATATGTGAGTATAATCTTATGTAATTATAAGAATGAATGAGAGAAAGGCCATCAAGAGCGttaatgttttatgttttagcCCCCTTTTCTTTTGTACATACATCTCATTCTCTTGCTATCTTCATTTATCTCCATTGAATCCCTATTTCTTGTATACTATGTATATTATATCACTTCTTTAATCTCTGTGTACTATGTACTCCATAGTTTGAATTATAAATCTTTATCTTAGATTTACccaattaatttgaataaattagtaGGATATAATGAATAGAGAAGGATCATGTGTTTGTGAAAACTTCCCACAAGAACAATTCTGGGAGAAGTTGTCGCTGCCATTGCCTATCCTTTCCTTTCTCGAAAAGATATTTTCATGCTatcttttttcattcaaaacaaGACAAATTCTATCCAAATATCTTAAAATCTAGTGTAAAAATTAATGGATTAATCTATGAGTTATTAATGATCAGATAATGAGGGCTATATGTAAATGATAATCTCTTTTTGGACTAAACTTATGACCggataacataattaaatatcattctACTCTTTGTTAACTATAATTAAACTTAAGCCCTCtctctttctatatatatatatatattttgtgtttttgtatttttattagaCTATGCATAATCCTATTTGTAGAGATATCTTGATTTATCACATAAAGgtgaattatatttttcccaCTTGAGGTTTGGTACACAAACACTTTTTCatcttttgataatataaatcatatttttttcatctaaaactaaactttgttaacaaaaaatatacaaCAGATAAGACAAAACAATCAATTTGCTTAAACATAACGCATGACAAGACCTAGAACAATGGCACTTAAGAATTGTTTGAAAAGGTTATTATTTAATAtccctttatttttatatagaggtactcaaatgatataaaatttgttctaAACATGTTAACCATTAAATTGAGACACcaacatttataattataatattactaacatatataaattgacaaaatataaatcatagaGCCATTATGCgcaaattctaaaaaatagtGCTTTCCATATTCAAtgcaacataaaaataaagatttcttATATAAGAGATATACTAAGTCTAACTAGTTCTTTCCATATTCAGttcaaaatatcaattaaaaattctaatatatattcatatttgcTAAAAAGTGATGAAGTTATTCAAAAAATAG
Above is a genomic segment from Mangifera indica cultivar Alphonso chromosome 3, CATAS_Mindica_2.1, whole genome shotgun sequence containing:
- the LOC123210647 gene encoding ATP-dependent RNA helicase DEAH12, chloroplastic-like, with product MAQELECAPELAVDDFYLSVLSEEEYCDQQAILPVSDSKYAEELQFQEAFMASMVSFQMTDRSDITIPSSPLMVIQATEDQHKPHLLDHSEESMKMSMVKMESGESPQTFCEICAERKEIDEIFKTESCVHSYCRDCISKYVATKLQDKVITVTCPGLNCKSILEIDFFRPLLPKGVVKIWEEAICEEMIDVSRRFHCPFKDCSAMLVIEIDGEVITSAECPFCHRLFCAQCDVPWHCGMECGEYKSLNADERGREDLMVRELAKEKEWARCPKCKYYVERTEGCPNMTCRCKSLSFTIDVTQSGIDAIAVARDSSRLFQACMKNKNISLSYTD